From one Streptomyces sp. NBC_01478 genomic stretch:
- a CDS encoding IS701 family transposase → MNTVQSDTSPTSQDATYANGSELTLDHYSRKIFKSLRRIDQRNWAHTYLRGLLVTSGKKSVRRLATAVSRDPSAVQSLRQFVSLSPWDFDEVMGELTQLVTDHRPAPVWSIGRAVLPKRGDRSVGVHRYFDLPSARTLNCQLGLGSFLCVGTAQVPVDWCLYLPTTWTQDPRRRREARIPDSEQYRPLWAHVLGLVDRLSARTNSTSSVVLVDMSDEPDVGYLLHGLAKRRRDFVVTVPPHLAVLHAGESAIAPVSARTLILSQGAETAVVSPTDGQQRITPIQTSLVHLPDNPHGRSPGPLYRLFTEQGPNRVPGPLWLTSLAHQPVAEVTSIAALQNETMAVVGSMEQDFGLLDFEGRSFLGWYHHMALVSAAYTFRRLYGFTSTSCRTTAQQAR, encoded by the coding sequence ATGAACACTGTCCAATCAGACACCTCACCGACTTCACAAGACGCGACTTACGCCAACGGTTCCGAATTAACCCTGGACCATTACAGTCGGAAGATCTTCAAGAGCTTACGTCGAATTGATCAACGCAACTGGGCGCACACCTATCTGAGAGGGCTGCTCGTCACGTCGGGAAAGAAGTCTGTACGCCGGCTCGCCACCGCAGTCTCCCGCGACCCGTCCGCCGTGCAGTCTCTACGGCAGTTCGTCAGCCTCAGTCCATGGGACTTCGACGAAGTCATGGGGGAACTCACACAGTTGGTGACGGACCATCGACCGGCCCCCGTCTGGTCCATCGGTCGGGCCGTCCTGCCGAAGCGCGGTGACCGATCGGTGGGTGTCCACCGCTACTTCGATCTGCCTTCGGCCCGTACGCTCAACTGCCAACTGGGACTGGGCTCCTTCCTGTGCGTAGGAACCGCTCAGGTTCCCGTCGACTGGTGCCTGTACTTGCCGACGACCTGGACGCAGGACCCCAGACGGCGCCGTGAGGCACGCATACCGGACTCCGAGCAGTACCGGCCATTGTGGGCGCACGTACTCGGGCTCGTCGACCGGCTGTCGGCCCGCACGAACTCCACGTCCTCCGTCGTCCTCGTCGACATGAGCGACGAACCCGACGTGGGGTACCTGCTGCACGGACTCGCCAAGCGTCGCAGGGACTTCGTCGTCACGGTGCCACCCCACCTGGCGGTGCTGCACGCCGGCGAGAGCGCCATAGCTCCCGTAAGCGCAAGGACCCTGATCCTCTCGCAAGGGGCAGAGACGGCTGTCGTCTCCCCCACGGACGGGCAGCAGCGCATCACACCCATCCAGACGTCGCTCGTCCATCTGCCGGACAACCCCCATGGGCGCTCGCCCGGCCCCCTCTACCGGCTCTTCACCGAACAGGGCCCCAACCGTGTGCCGGGCCCACTGTGGCTCACCAGCCTCGCCCATCAGCCTGTCGCGGAGGTCACTTCGATCGCCGCGCTGCAGAACGAGACGATGGCCGTGGTCGGTTCCATGGAGCAGGACTTCGGGCTGTTGGACTTCGAGGGACGCTCGTTCCTCGGCTGGTACCACCACATGGCCCTCGTCTCCGCCGCATACACCTTTCGGCGCCTGTACGGGTTCACCTCGACGTCGTGCCGCACCACGGCGCAACAGGCGCGGTAG
- a CDS encoding valine--pyruvate transaminase, with amino-acid sequence MPPVELSRSGTKMASLSGLRLIMDDIATTTGSATGTEWLNLGIGNPAAIPKVMDTWQRMTTEALVASFGNVSCRYGPSRGLPELVDAIADYFNKRYGWSIEPRNIVVGPGSQMLCFIAAALFTGAGATRDTRLVLPMTPDYTGYQGLSLTPGGVTGVEPVLHLQDDRSFRYLFDLPSLEGLTDVGLMLLSSPSNPAGRCASHDEIQRLVAAAHSHDVPLVVDNAYGAPFPAIGGPSTAPIRDEHVINVFSLSKAGLPGERLGFAIADEQHIDPIVSFLSNSALHAPQLVQSTLTHALRSDVLDMLVASVIGPFYAERRKFVESLLAETLPEDIAWHLHASEGGMFCWVWVDEEWFDDLRLYETLKRRGVFVVPGRHFFTDAEPSQSLGRHAQQCFRISITPDPDTIAAGVQVIASALDDMRAESIGISQ; translated from the coding sequence ATGCCTCCCGTGGAGTTGTCCCGGTCCGGAACTAAAATGGCCAGTCTGTCAGGGCTTCGGCTCATCATGGATGACATCGCCACGACCACTGGCTCCGCCACTGGAACGGAGTGGCTCAACCTCGGCATAGGCAATCCCGCAGCCATACCCAAGGTGATGGACACCTGGCAACGGATGACCACCGAAGCGCTGGTCGCCTCCTTCGGAAATGTCAGCTGCCGATACGGACCGTCACGCGGACTGCCGGAACTCGTCGACGCGATCGCCGACTATTTCAACAAGCGCTACGGCTGGAGTATCGAGCCGCGCAACATCGTGGTGGGTCCCGGCAGCCAGATGCTCTGTTTCATCGCCGCGGCGCTCTTCACCGGGGCGGGCGCGACCCGCGACACCAGGCTTGTCCTGCCGATGACCCCCGACTACACGGGCTACCAAGGCCTTTCCCTAACGCCCGGTGGAGTCACGGGAGTTGAGCCCGTCTTACACCTCCAGGACGACCGGTCGTTCCGCTATCTATTTGATCTGCCTAGCCTTGAGGGGCTGACGGACGTCGGGCTCATGCTGCTGTCCAGCCCGAGCAACCCGGCCGGCCGCTGCGCGTCACACGACGAGATACAGCGGCTTGTCGCTGCCGCCCACAGCCACGACGTGCCGCTCGTGGTCGACAACGCGTACGGCGCTCCTTTCCCCGCCATCGGCGGACCATCGACAGCGCCGATCCGGGACGAACACGTCATCAATGTCTTCTCCCTCTCGAAGGCCGGACTTCCAGGAGAGCGCCTGGGCTTCGCCATCGCCGATGAGCAACACATCGACCCGATCGTCTCGTTCTTGTCCAACTCAGCGCTACACGCCCCTCAGTTGGTCCAGTCGACGCTGACTCACGCGCTGCGGTCCGACGTCCTCGACATGCTCGTCGCATCGGTCATCGGCCCCTTCTACGCCGAGCGCAGGAAATTCGTCGAGTCGCTGCTGGCGGAGACCCTGCCAGAGGACATCGCCTGGCACTTGCACGCCTCCGAGGGCGGCATGTTCTGCTGGGTCTGGGTGGACGAGGAGTGGTTCGACGACTTGCGTCTGTACGAGACGCTCAAGCGCAGGGGCGTTTTCGTCGTGCCGGGAAGACATTTCTTCACCGACGCCGAGCCCAGCCAGAGCCTCGGCCGCCACGCCCAGCAGTGCTTCCGCATCAGCATCACTCCCGATCCGGACACCATCGCTGCCGGAGTCCAGGTCATCGCGTCGGCGCTCGACGACATGCGCGCCGAAAGCATCGGAATATCGCAGTAA
- a CDS encoding DUF4097 family beta strand repeat-containing protein: protein MPTYNTPSPVRVALRLAFGQVRIVASDRAETLVEVYPCDSDDQDDVQTAAQLRIGYADGRLLVNVPELAGNVGAVIVVIAVPTGSSVHGRGMVADFFAVGELGECRLSTGLGRIRLHRTGSLQLAAALGDIAVDCASGAVEATADRGDVNLGLVEGRTTISAKGEGDATVKEARGIACLHAEKGAIRIGRAYADVEARTTQGDIDVGEVAQGNVVASTTFGSIRVGVAEASRAHLSLDSVAGTVYTALSLLNACEQAEEVVCVQARTVIGDVVVKHPDGE from the coding sequence ATGCCGACGTACAACACCCCCTCACCTGTCCGGGTGGCGCTCAGGCTGGCGTTCGGCCAGGTTCGGATCGTTGCGAGTGACCGCGCGGAGACGTTGGTCGAGGTGTATCCGTGCGACAGCGACGACCAGGACGATGTACAGACCGCGGCACAGTTGCGTATCGGCTACGCCGACGGTCGGCTGCTCGTGAACGTCCCGGAGCTGGCTGGGAACGTCGGCGCGGTCATCGTGGTGATAGCTGTGCCAACCGGATCAAGCGTGCATGGCCGGGGAATGGTGGCGGACTTTTTCGCGGTGGGAGAGCTGGGTGAGTGCCGGCTCAGCACGGGTCTGGGGCGCATCAGGCTCCACCGCACTGGCAGTCTGCAACTGGCCGCCGCCCTCGGTGACATCGCGGTCGACTGTGCGTCCGGTGCTGTCGAGGCAACGGCGGACCGGGGCGACGTCAATCTGGGCCTGGTCGAGGGCAGGACCACGATCAGTGCGAAGGGCGAGGGTGACGCGACCGTGAAAGAGGCGCGCGGTATCGCCTGTCTGCATGCGGAGAAGGGGGCCATCAGGATCGGCCGAGCGTACGCCGACGTGGAGGCCCGAACAACACAAGGAGACATCGATGTTGGGGAGGTGGCGCAAGGAAACGTGGTCGCCTCCACCACATTCGGTAGCATCCGGGTCGGTGTGGCCGAGGCCAGCCGTGCACACCTGTCTCTCGATTCCGTCGCAGGCACCGTCTATACGGCACTGTCACTCCTGAATGCGTGCGAGCAGGCCGAAGAGGTCGTGTGCGTCCAGGCCCGGACCGTGATCGGCGACGTCGTGGTGAAACATCCCGACGGGGAATGA
- a CDS encoding thioesterase II family protein yields MRSPVEERWVRRYRDDDGCETKLVCFPPAGAGASAFRTWALGLPSDIGVLAIRYPGREDRFGDPFPPRLEALADEIAEALGELTRHRLVLFGHSMGASVAHEVALRFQEWGCPPAALCVSGRRATHALAGRQMISGTDEEIIAHVVSFDASRAAVFADSDLSEIVLPAVRADYHLVDDYSGGPRPMLECPVYGYTGDEDSEVTPEQMRRWAELTHGDFRLRVFPGGHFYLRFEEATLLADLSEIPEMKSSAQGPPRDAFDAMGKTV; encoded by the coding sequence ATGAGGAGCCCGGTGGAAGAGCGGTGGGTACGCCGCTACCGCGACGACGACGGGTGCGAGACGAAACTCGTCTGCTTCCCGCCCGCCGGCGCCGGAGCGAGCGCGTTCCGCACCTGGGCTCTGGGGCTGCCCTCGGACATCGGCGTGCTCGCCATCCGGTACCCGGGCCGCGAGGACCGGTTCGGCGATCCGTTCCCGCCCAGGCTGGAAGCCCTCGCGGACGAGATTGCCGAGGCTCTCGGCGAACTGACGCGGCACCGGCTGGTGTTGTTCGGCCACAGCATGGGGGCCTCGGTGGCGCATGAGGTGGCGCTGCGCTTCCAGGAATGGGGCTGTCCGCCGGCCGCCCTGTGCGTGTCCGGCAGACGGGCCACCCACGCGCTGGCCGGCCGGCAGATGATCTCCGGCACGGACGAGGAGATCATCGCCCATGTCGTGAGCTTCGACGCGAGCCGTGCCGCGGTCTTCGCGGACTCCGACCTGAGTGAGATCGTGCTCCCCGCGGTCCGCGCGGACTATCACCTGGTGGACGACTATTCCGGCGGCCCCCGTCCCATGCTCGAATGCCCGGTCTACGGCTACACCGGTGACGAAGATTCCGAAGTCACCCCGGAACAGATGCGCCGCTGGGCGGAACTGACACACGGCGACTTCCGGCTCCGGGTATTTCCCGGCGGGCATTTCTATCTCAGGTTCGAAGAGGCCACACTGCTGGCGGACCTGAGCGAGATACCGGAAATGAAGAGTTCCGCACAAGGACCACCTCGTGACGCCTTCGACGCCATGGGGAAAACGGTCTGA
- a CDS encoding phosphopantetheine-binding protein, with protein sequence MEGDFETETERQLATIWADVLKLDKVGRDQDFFSLGGDSLLATKVVLEARRFWKIDFTVRVLIDTPVLAGLAERIDLLTDQAGTPAS encoded by the coding sequence ATGGAAGGCGACTTCGAGACGGAGACGGAACGTCAGCTCGCGACGATCTGGGCCGACGTCCTCAAACTGGACAAGGTCGGGCGCGACCAGGATTTCTTCAGTCTTGGCGGGGACTCTCTGCTGGCCACCAAGGTGGTTCTGGAGGCCCGCCGATTCTGGAAGATCGATTTCACGGTCCGCGTCCTGATCGACACGCCGGTTCTCGCCGGCCTGGCCGAACGCATCGATCTGCTGACCGACCAGGCCGGGACGCCCGCGTCCTAG
- a CDS encoding MMPL family transporter: MATLLYRVGRLAARRRGLTVLLWILVLGGVGFAASSAPPPPTDTFSMPGTESQKALDLLKEKFPAASADGASARVVVRVPANEKISDPRPKKNVATLVAELAKAPQVVATSDPFTTGAVSKDGTSAYTIVTYKVAALKISDDAHNALKKAADDARANGLVVEMGGDAVPVKQATSGTYESIGIGVAALILLTTFGSLVAAGMPLLTAAVGVGIGVSAIGALGSTLGLSSTTTTLALMIGLAVGIDYALFVISRYRAEMAEGRERVEAAGRAVGTAGSAVVFAGLTVIVALAGLAVVNVPILTKMGLAAAGTVAIAVLVAVTLVPALLGFAPFKVLRRRDRKRIAGKPLSGRQRRKAAKEAARQRPNLGARWAAFVLRRPVVVLLFGVLSLGVVAVPATRLELGLPSEGTMAPDTTQRKAYDMLSESFGPGFNGPLMVAIEAHDAKSVGKAVVAKLSGEPGVAQVGAVTPNKAGDTAIVNVVPDKGPADDQTKQLVKNLRGDLAPVGRAHDAEVLVSGQTAMFIDFSNTLTDALLPYLALVVGLAFLLLILVFRSLIVPLKAALGFLLSVSAALGALVAIFQWGWLADIVGVDQPGPIISTLPIIMIGVVFGLAMDYEVFLVTRMREAYVHGESTRQAVVTGFRHGGRVVAAAALIMTSVFSGFIVQDNVFVRMIGLGLALAVLFDAFVVRMAVIPALFALLGDRAWWLPKWLDRILPDMDVEGERLSRRPVVQRGPRPLREPKYTR, translated from the coding sequence TTGGCTACTTTGCTCTACAGGGTCGGCCGCTTAGCCGCCCGGCGACGAGGTCTCACCGTCCTGTTGTGGATCCTGGTTCTGGGCGGGGTCGGATTTGCCGCGTCGTCCGCACCGCCCCCTCCCACCGACACTTTTTCCATGCCAGGTACCGAGTCCCAGAAGGCCCTCGACCTGCTGAAGGAGAAGTTTCCGGCCGCAAGTGCCGACGGCGCCTCGGCCCGGGTCGTGGTCCGCGTGCCGGCGAACGAGAAGATCTCGGATCCCAGGCCGAAGAAGAACGTGGCCACTCTTGTCGCCGAGCTGGCGAAGGCCCCACAGGTCGTTGCGACGTCCGATCCGTTCACAACGGGCGCCGTCAGCAAGGACGGCACGTCGGCCTACACGATCGTCACGTACAAGGTTGCCGCCCTGAAGATCTCCGACGACGCGCACAACGCCCTGAAGAAGGCGGCCGACGACGCTCGCGCGAACGGGCTCGTGGTCGAGATGGGCGGCGACGCGGTCCCCGTGAAGCAGGCGACGAGCGGCACGTACGAAAGCATTGGCATCGGTGTCGCCGCCCTCATTCTCCTGACGACCTTCGGTTCGCTGGTAGCGGCGGGCATGCCGCTGCTCACCGCCGCTGTTGGGGTCGGCATCGGCGTCTCCGCGATCGGCGCCCTGGGCAGCACGCTTGGCCTGTCCTCGACCACCACCACCCTGGCCCTGATGATCGGCCTGGCCGTGGGGATCGACTATGCCCTGTTCGTCATCTCTCGCTATCGCGCCGAGATGGCCGAGGGCCGGGAGCGGGTGGAGGCCGCCGGCCGGGCGGTGGGCACTGCGGGCTCCGCCGTGGTCTTCGCGGGCCTTACGGTCATCGTCGCCCTCGCCGGGCTTGCTGTCGTCAACGTCCCGATCCTTACGAAGATGGGCTTGGCGGCGGCGGGAACCGTCGCGATCGCCGTTCTGGTTGCCGTCACCCTCGTGCCTGCACTGCTCGGCTTCGCCCCGTTCAAGGTGCTGCGCCGCAGGGACCGTAAGCGGATCGCGGGCAAGCCGCTGTCCGGGCGTCAGCGTCGCAAGGCCGCGAAAGAGGCCGCCCGGCAGCGGCCGAATCTGGGTGCTCGGTGGGCGGCCTTCGTCCTGCGCCGTCCCGTCGTCGTCCTACTGTTCGGGGTGCTCAGCCTCGGAGTCGTCGCCGTTCCCGCGACCCGGCTGGAGCTCGGCCTGCCCAGCGAAGGCACCATGGCCCCCGATACCACCCAGCGCAAGGCGTACGACATGTTGTCGGAGTCCTTCGGCCCCGGCTTCAACGGGCCTCTGATGGTTGCCATCGAGGCCCACGACGCCAAGTCCGTGGGGAAGGCTGTTGTCGCCAAGCTGTCCGGCGAGCCCGGCGTCGCCCAGGTGGGCGCGGTGACCCCGAACAAGGCGGGCGATACCGCGATCGTCAACGTCGTACCGGACAAGGGGCCTGCGGACGACCAGACGAAACAGCTGGTCAAGAACCTGCGTGGCGACCTCGCCCCGGTCGGGCGTGCCCATGACGCCGAGGTCTTGGTGAGCGGGCAGACAGCCATGTTCATCGACTTCTCCAACACCCTCACTGACGCGTTGCTGCCCTACCTCGCCCTCGTGGTCGGTCTCGCCTTCCTGTTGCTGATCCTTGTCTTCAGGTCGCTCATCGTGCCGTTGAAGGCAGCTCTCGGATTCCTATTGTCGGTGTCCGCGGCGCTCGGCGCCCTTGTAGCGATCTTCCAGTGGGGCTGGCTCGCCGACATCGTGGGGGTCGACCAGCCGGGTCCGATCATCAGCACGCTGCCGATCATCATGATCGGTGTTGTCTTCGGCCTTGCCATGGACTACGAGGTCTTCCTGGTAACCCGGATGCGTGAGGCCTACGTCCATGGGGAGTCGACTCGCCAGGCGGTCGTCACCGGCTTCCGGCACGGTGGCCGCGTGGTCGCTGCGGCCGCACTCATCATGACCAGCGTCTTCTCCGGCTTCATCGTGCAGGACAACGTCTTCGTGCGGATGATCGGCCTCGGCCTCGCCCTGGCGGTCCTCTTCGATGCTTTCGTCGTCCGCATGGCTGTTATCCCGGCGCTCTTCGCCCTCCTCGGCGACCGCGCGTGGTGGCTGCCGAAGTGGCTCGACCGGATATTGCCCGACATGGATGTGGAAGGCGAGAGGCTGTCGCGCCGACCTGTGGTCCAGCGCGGCCCGCGGCCACTGCGCGAACCCAAGTACACCCGCTGA
- a CDS encoding AMP-binding protein, with product MAGKSTTATVSRPHSSLWGGPADPPCLLEAFAVTAAARPGAVAVRDEDQEVTYHDLTRWIGHIATLLVDHGIRPGDRVAITGSRSAAIVAAMLATVRLGATYVPLDADYPVRRLEHMKTDSGAKLLLFAGPEPEFATGVPSLPIPSAPDRTTATAPDDTAVPRHACQADLPVYIIYTSGSTGLPKGVVLPHRCIDNMAEWQRSHSVRPDLRTAQFTPLNFDVWFQEVLGTLGGGGTLVIMPEPLRRDPIALLDWLAEQRIERLFLPYVALNMLTAVAAAAESLDGLALREVNIGGEQLVCTPTVKDFFRRLSGCRLNIHYGQSESAMVTAYTLTGPPEEWPTLPPIGSPLPGCELIVEPVDEAEPAVGELLVAGLPLSAGYLNQPDLTAARYIPVALAHPGRNRAFRTGDLVRVEDDVIHYVGRADNEVKIRGIRVNPLEVDACLLAQPGVTEAVCVPLQIAEGSRQLRAAVTVDGEETAFDADRALADLTALLPRQSVPISITVLPELPRTPSGKADRKAVAQTLADLHLQGHGQHNRQRGKG from the coding sequence ATGGCAGGTAAATCGACAACGGCGACCGTGTCCCGTCCGCACTCCTCGCTGTGGGGCGGCCCGGCGGATCCGCCGTGTCTGCTGGAGGCATTCGCCGTGACGGCGGCGGCGCGGCCGGGCGCTGTCGCGGTCCGCGACGAGGACCAAGAAGTGACGTACCACGACCTGACCCGGTGGATCGGGCACATCGCCACGCTCCTGGTGGACCACGGAATCCGTCCCGGCGACCGGGTGGCGATCACCGGCTCACGAAGCGCCGCGATCGTGGCCGCCATGCTCGCCACCGTGCGTCTGGGCGCCACGTATGTGCCGCTCGACGCCGACTACCCGGTGCGGCGCCTTGAGCACATGAAGACCGACAGCGGCGCCAAGCTGCTGCTGTTCGCCGGCCCCGAGCCCGAGTTCGCGACCGGCGTGCCGTCCCTGCCCATACCGTCGGCACCGGACCGGACGACGGCGACCGCGCCCGACGACACAGCCGTGCCGCGGCACGCGTGCCAGGCCGACCTGCCCGTCTACATCATCTACACCTCCGGGTCCACGGGCCTCCCCAAGGGCGTCGTACTGCCGCACCGCTGCATCGACAACATGGCGGAATGGCAGCGGAGCCACTCGGTCCGGCCGGACCTGCGCACCGCCCAGTTCACACCGCTCAACTTCGACGTGTGGTTCCAGGAGGTCCTCGGCACCCTGGGCGGCGGGGGAACGCTGGTGATCATGCCGGAGCCGCTGCGCCGCGACCCGATCGCCCTGCTCGACTGGCTGGCGGAGCAGCGGATCGAGCGCCTGTTTCTGCCGTACGTGGCCCTGAACATGCTGACCGCTGTTGCCGCCGCGGCCGAGTCGCTGGACGGTCTCGCGCTCCGGGAGGTCAACATCGGCGGCGAGCAACTTGTCTGCACGCCGACCGTAAAGGACTTCTTCCGGCGCCTGTCCGGCTGCCGGCTGAACATCCACTACGGCCAGAGCGAGTCCGCCATGGTCACCGCGTACACGCTGACCGGGCCGCCCGAGGAGTGGCCGACGCTGCCGCCGATCGGGAGCCCGCTGCCGGGCTGTGAGCTGATCGTCGAGCCGGTCGACGAGGCCGAACCGGCAGTGGGGGAGCTGCTGGTGGCGGGCCTGCCGCTCTCGGCCGGCTACCTCAACCAGCCCGATCTCACGGCTGCGCGCTACATCCCGGTCGCCCTCGCCCACCCCGGCCGCAACCGGGCCTTCCGTACAGGCGACCTGGTGCGTGTCGAGGACGACGTCATCCACTACGTCGGCCGCGCCGACAACGAGGTGAAGATCCGCGGAATCCGGGTGAACCCACTGGAGGTGGACGCCTGTCTGCTGGCACAGCCGGGTGTCACGGAAGCGGTGTGCGTGCCGCTCCAAATAGCCGAGGGTTCACGGCAGTTGCGGGCCGCCGTCACGGTCGACGGCGAGGAAACGGCCTTCGATGCCGACCGGGCGCTGGCCGACCTGACCGCACTGCTGCCCAGGCAATCGGTACCGATCTCCATCACCGTACTGCCGGAACTGCCACGTACACCGAGCGGCAAAGCGGACCGCAAGGCGGTCGCCCAGACCCTCGCGGACCTTCACCTGCAAGGCCATGGACAGCACAACCGCCAGCGCGGAAAGGGGTAG
- a CDS encoding B12-binding domain-containing radical SAM protein, giving the protein MLIKNIPIRTGSSHQERRKVVLVEVPTYENILPLASGYIQACAQEDVEVGSTHSFEIVSYPVTDDRHKLLEELAGKYAQVYTFSCYIWNMKLVSWLLRELRERQPQAHYLLGGPQVMNHAATYLAGEPENVYVCNGEGERTSVEFLRQLNSPTPDMHQVPGLSFWSAGELVTTEPAPRISNLMEIPSPFLTGVFDGREFSMGILETNRGCPFRCTFCYWGAATNSKVIKFEEERIRAELDWIAENGLSGLFIADANWGQSPRDVEMTEHIVKRKKEVGYPLVVYMAATKNRPERMAQITEIFVRGDLMVTQPISLQTLNPEALKLIERSNIREETFVELQRTLREKQISSYVELIWPLPGETPESFKDGLTKLCRSYADTVIVYPQLLLHNTPMYNQVEQYGLTTEPVPSEVAEAEVVVATNWVSKEECRDAYWLYHAMHTIYNMRGLFLLSGYLDAAGIVSYGDLFDSVARFMRQQTDSEVLHLIATSLADLTNYDVLLSGKIGHMILSTHREEFDRVLVDYVTTQKWWSDPMARQAFEMDLLARPYIYREPVSVPDYEFTEVTVHGLGDAETFIVEVSAELARLLTEREMLDADVQGDAVSGRVELRINHHARQKMPYMPQRSLEHNANYCHGTVLRFREILPFVEAHAPDAVEGAVVG; this is encoded by the coding sequence ATGCTCATCAAAAACATCCCGATAAGGACCGGGAGCAGCCACCAGGAGCGCAGGAAAGTCGTGCTCGTGGAGGTTCCCACCTACGAGAACATCCTGCCGCTCGCGTCTGGCTACATTCAGGCGTGCGCGCAGGAGGACGTCGAAGTCGGGTCGACCCATTCCTTCGAAATAGTTTCCTACCCGGTGACCGATGACCGGCACAAGCTCCTGGAGGAACTGGCCGGGAAATACGCACAGGTTTATACCTTCAGCTGCTACATCTGGAACATGAAGCTGGTCAGCTGGCTGCTGAGGGAACTGCGGGAACGGCAGCCGCAGGCCCACTACCTGCTCGGTGGACCGCAGGTGATGAACCACGCCGCCACCTACCTCGCGGGCGAGCCGGAGAACGTCTATGTGTGCAACGGGGAAGGGGAGCGCACCTCCGTCGAGTTCCTCAGGCAGCTCAACAGCCCGACGCCCGACATGCACCAGGTCCCCGGTCTCAGCTTCTGGTCCGCCGGCGAGCTCGTCACGACGGAACCCGCACCGCGGATCAGCAATCTCATGGAAATTCCCTCGCCCTTCCTCACCGGCGTCTTCGACGGCCGCGAGTTCAGCATGGGGATCCTGGAGACGAACCGCGGCTGCCCCTTCCGCTGCACCTTCTGCTACTGGGGTGCGGCCACCAACTCGAAGGTGATCAAGTTCGAGGAGGAACGGATCAGGGCCGAGCTGGACTGGATCGCCGAGAACGGGCTCTCCGGACTGTTCATCGCCGACGCCAACTGGGGGCAGTCACCCCGTGACGTGGAGATGACCGAGCACATCGTGAAACGCAAGAAGGAAGTCGGCTACCCGTTGGTCGTCTACATGGCGGCCACCAAGAACCGGCCGGAACGCATGGCGCAGATCACCGAGATCTTCGTACGCGGCGACCTCATGGTGACGCAGCCCATTTCGCTCCAGACGCTGAACCCCGAGGCCCTCAAACTCATCGAGCGGTCCAACATCCGCGAGGAGACCTTCGTCGAGCTTCAGCGCACGCTCAGGGAAAAGCAGATCAGTTCCTATGTCGAACTGATCTGGCCGCTTCCGGGCGAGACCCCCGAGTCGTTCAAGGACGGGTTGACGAAGTTGTGCCGGTCCTACGCCGACACCGTCATCGTCTATCCGCAGCTTCTCCTGCACAACACTCCCATGTACAACCAGGTGGAACAGTACGGCCTGACCACGGAACCCGTTCCGAGCGAGGTGGCCGAGGCGGAGGTCGTGGTCGCCACGAACTGGGTGTCGAAGGAGGAGTGCCGCGACGCGTACTGGCTTTACCACGCAATGCACACGATCTACAACATGCGTGGCCTGTTCCTGCTCTCCGGTTATCTCGATGCCGCCGGCATCGTCTCCTACGGCGATCTGTTCGACAGCGTCGCGCGTTTCATGCGGCAACAGACGGATTCCGAGGTGCTTCACCTCATCGCCACGTCATTGGCCGACCTGACGAACTACGACGTGCTCCTCAGCGGAAAGATCGGGCACATGATCCTCAGCACCCATCGTGAGGAGTTCGACAGGGTGCTGGTCGACTACGTCACGACCCAGAAGTGGTGGTCGGACCCGATGGCCCGGCAGGCGTTCGAGATGGACCTGCTGGCACGGCCCTACATCTACCGCGAACCGGTGAGCGTCCCGGACTACGAGTTCACGGAGGTCACTGTGCACGGCCTGGGCGATGCGGAGACCTTTATCGTGGAGGTCTCCGCCGAGCTGGCCCGGCTGCTGACCGAGCGCGAGATGCTCGACGCCGACGTACAGGGCGACGCCGTATCAGGACGGGTCGAGCTGCGGATCAACCACCATGCCCGGCAGAAGATGCCCTACATGCCGCAGCGGAGCCTTGAGCACAACGCCAACTATTGTCACGGCACCGTACTGCGCTTTCGCGAGATCCTGCCTTTCGTCGAGGCTCACGCACCTGACGCCGTGGAGGGTGCGGTAGTTGGCTGA